In Helianthus annuus cultivar XRQ/B chromosome 3, HanXRQr2.0-SUNRISE, whole genome shotgun sequence, a single window of DNA contains:
- the LOC110930285 gene encoding bifunctional aspartokinase/homoserine dehydrogenase 1 has product MERHREMKNIPIILMGCGGVGRQLLQHIVHCRTLHANMGIHLRVVGVCDSKTVLVTPDVLSTEFDDALLINICKTKSDRLSLEKCVNSGKCEASPYSEFRRKLTDIAARLGFVLVDCSASSETIEVITQTVKLGCCTVLANKKPLTGPMEEFDQLFLQTRRIRHESTVGAGLPVIASLNRIISSGDEVTSIVGSLSGTLGYVMSEVENGKPFSEVVKAAKDLGYTEPDPRDDLSGMDVARKGLILARLLGQRIDMNTIKIESLYPDKMGPGTMTLEDFLANGLPLLDNDIKERVKKASSDGKVLRYVCILQNSTCVIGIHEVPKDSALGRLKGSDNVVEICSRCYEPPNPLVIQGAGAGNDTTAAGVLADIIDLQDQFPFTNTGK; this is encoded by the exons ATGGAGCGCCACCGTGAAATGAAGAATATTCCGATCATTCTGATGGGCTGCGGAGGCGTTGGGAGGCAACTCCTCCAACACATAGTCCATTGTCGCACCCTTCACGCTAACATG GGAATTCATTTGAGAGTTGTGGGTGTATGTGATAGCAAAACGGTTCTGGTTACACCAGATGTGTTATCTACAGAGTTTGATGATGCCCTTTTGATTAACATTTGCAAGACCAAATCAGATAGATTGTCCCTCGAAAAGTGTGTCAACTCTG GTAAATGTGAAGCTTCTCCATACTCCGAATTCAGGAGAAAACTCACTGACATTGCCGCTCGTCTAG GTTTTGTACTTGTTGATTGCTCTGCAAGTTCAGAGACCATTGAGGTTATTACTCAAACAGTAAAATTAGGATGCTGCACTGTGCTTGCCAATAAGAAACCGCTTACTGGTCCAATG GAAGAATTTGACCAATTGTTTTTACAAACGCGTCGCATTAGGCATGAATCAACT GTTGGTGCTGGCCTCCCCGTTATAGCATCATTAAACCGTATTATTTCATCCGGAGACGAAGTGACATCAATAGTTGGCAGCTTGAGTG GTACGTTGGGCTATGTAATGAGCGAGGTAGAAAATGGAAAACCGTTCAGTGAAGTTGTTAAAGCTGCTAAAGACCTCGGCTATACTGAACCAG ATCCTCGTGACGATCTCAGTGGTATGGATGTTGCACGAAAG GGTTTGATCCTTGCACGACTTCTCGGCCAACGTATTGACATGAATACGATAAAG ATTGAAAGCTTGTACCCTGATAAAATGGGGCCCGGCACGATGACCCTCGAAGACTTTTTAGCAAATGGCCTGCCATTGCTGGATAATGACATTAAAGAAAGAGTCAAGAAAGCTTCTTCAGATGGGAAAGTTTTGCGCTATGTTTGCATCCTACAGAACTCAAC GTGCGTTATTGGAATTCATGAAGTCCCAAAAGATTCAGCTTTGGGCAGGTTGAAAGGAAGCGACAATGTG GTGGAGATATGCAGTCGGTGTTATGAGCCCCCGAACCCGTTGGTGATTCAAGGTGCAGGAGCAGGCAATGATACTACAGCGGCTGGTGTTCTTGCTGACATCATTGATCTGCAGGATCAGTTTCCATTTACAAACACAGGGAAATGA
- the LOC110930284 gene encoding acyltransferase-like protein At1g54570, chloroplastic isoform X2, which translates to MALLMNNISSIPSSPLLTVNENLRLRSRVLVRSLSRGDPVTVPPPELVRTNEVCFVNKDVGVACCDDGGKDKGQNGPTGLEPLWDDGYGTQSLGDYIDIAMSMLKSDGGPPRWFCPVACGKPLNDSPVLLYIPGMDGTGAGLVVHEKALGKVFHVQCLNIPSWDRTPLEGLIQIVEDNVMIEHALSGNKPIYMLGESFGGALALAVAARNPTIDLVLILANPATSYERSPLHPLVAFMRTLPDQCYGTFPYITSFLLGDFIKMAMVNNKMDGTNQSPPLVQLMRRIIRHLPLYSALTKIIPKDTLKWRIDLLESTAAYANSRLHAVTAQVLVLASGKDNLIPSKNEAQRLSGVLKHCQMRVYEENGHTILMETGVNVLSAIKTTHMYRRSSKHDILNDFLPPSITDFKTTPMDNWWYRLSMGAAMFSTMADGKIVRGLAGIPDEGPVLLVGNHMLWGFEAFPFVLQFLREKKVVLHALTHPETFAYNVEDEYLMIPYTDILKLFGAVPVSARNLFRLLSRKSYILLYPGGAREAFHRKGEACKLFWPDKQEFVRMAVKFGATIVPFGVVGEDDISEINPLLNRMVNELNKGRKNVRKEMGGEISKQKLHFPIFLPKLPGRLYYMFGKPIRTKGKENMVHDKAYLEELYLQIKCNVENNMAYLLNKREEDPYRGFVERLMWVRDHGSLDQIPSFEP; encoded by the exons ATGGCCTTGCTTATGAACAACATTTCAAGTATTCCATCATCACCACTTTTGACTGTGAACGAGAACCTGAGGCTGCGTTCGCGTGTGCTTGTTAGGAGTTTAAGTCGCGGGGATCCTGTAACAGTACCTCCTCCAGAATTGGTTAGAACCAATGAAGTTTGTTTTGTTAACAAGGATGTTGGTGTAGCTTGTTGTGATGATGGTGgaaaagataaaggacaaaatggCCCTACAGGGTTGGAGCCCTTGTGGGATGATGGTTATGGGACTCAAAGCTTAGGGGACTACATTGATATAGCCATGAGTATGCTTAAAAGCGATGGAGGGCCGCCTAGGTGGTTTTGCCCCGTCGCGTGTGGCAAACCTTTAAACGATTCTCCTGTTCTTTTGTATATACCTG GGATGGATGGAACTGGAGCTGGTCTTGTTGTACATGAGAAAGCACTCGGAAA GGTCTTTCATGTTCAATGCTTGAATATCCCATCTTGGGATAGAACACCATTGGAAG GTTTGATTCAAATAGTGGAAGACAATGTGATGATTGAGCACGCTTTGTCCGGAAATAAGCCAATTTATATGCTCGGAGAGTCTTTTGGAGGAGCCTTAGCGCTTGCAGTCGCTGCTCGTAATCCTACAATTGACTTAGTACTTATCCTAGCAAATCCAG CAACGTCCTATGAGAGGTCACCATTGCACCCTTTAGTAGCATTCATGAGGACTCTTCCTGATCAATGTTATGGGACATTTCCGTATATCACGAGCTTCCTTCTGG gTGATTTTATAAAGATGGCAATGGTTAATAATAAAATGGATGGTACAAACCAGTCTCCGCCCCTCGTTCAACTCATGCGCCGTATAATACGACATCTGCCACTCTATTCT GCGCTgaccaaaataataccaaaggaTACTCTTAAATGGAGAATCGATCTACTTGAATCAACGGCTGCGTATGCTAATTCACGACTTCACGCTGTTACAGCTCAAGTACTTGTGCTTGCCAG TGGCAAGGATAACCTCATACCGAGTAAAAATGAGGCCCAGAGGCTTTCAGGAGTACTAAAGCACTGCCAAATGCGCGTGTATGAGGAAAACGGTCACACAATCCTAATG GAGACTGGTGTTAACGTGTTGTCCGCTATCAAAACCACTCATATGTACCGACGTTCTTCTAAGCACGATATCCTTAATGACTTTTTACCTCCTAGTATCACAGACTTTAAAACCACCCCAATGGATAACTG GTGGTACCGGCTATCTATGGGTGCCGCAATGTTTTCAACGATGGCGGATGGGAAAATAGTGAGGGGTCTTGCAGGGATTCCGGATGAAGGGCCTGTGTTACTAGTTGGTAACCATATGCTATGGGGATTTGAAGCTTTCCCTTTTGTCTTGCAGTTTTTGAGAGAGAAAAAAGTTGTGCTTCATGCTTTAACCCACCCGGAAACTTTTGCATATAATGTTGAAGATGAATATCTTATGATTCCATATACTGATATATTGAAGTTGTTTGGTGCGGTTCCGGTTTCTGCAAGAAATCTTTTTAGATTGTTGTCAAGAAAGTCTTACATTTTACTTTACCCTGGTGGTGCGCGTGAAGCTTTCCATCGTAAG GGAGAAGCTTGCAAGTTGTTTTGGCCTGATAAACAAGAATTTGTAAGAATGGCAGTGAAGTTTGGTGCCACCATTGTACCATTTGGAGTTGTTGGGGAAGATGACATATCAGAA ATAAACCCTCTCCTAAATCGGATGGTCAATGAACTAAATAAAGGGAGAAAAAACGTTAG GAAGGAGATGGGTGGAGAGATTTCTAAGCAAAAACTTCATTTTCCTATCTTTTTACCAAAGCTACCGGGTCGACTCTACTATATGTTTGGGAAGCCCATACGAACCAAAGGAAAAGAAAATATGGTACATGACAAAGCTTATTTGGAAGAGCTATATTTGCAAATAAAATGCAATGTTGAAAACAACATGGCTTATTTGCTAAATAAGCGAGAGGAGGATCCTTATAGAGGCTTTGTTGAGAGGCTCATGTGGGTAAGGgatcatggatctttagatcaaATTCCGTCATTCGAGCCATAA
- the LOC110930284 gene encoding acyltransferase-like protein At1g54570, chloroplastic isoform X1 translates to MALLMNNISSIPSSPLLTVNENLRLRSRVLVRSLSRGDPVTVPPPELVRTNEVCFVNKDVGVACCDDGGKDKGQNGPTGLEPLWDDGYGTQSLGDYIDIAMSMLKSDGGPPRWFCPVACGKPLNDSPVLLYIPGMDGTGAGLVVHEKALGKVFHVQCLNIPSWDRTPLEGLIQIVEDNVMIEHALSGNKPIYMLGESFGGALALAVAARNPTIDLVLILANPATSYERSPLHPLVAFMRTLPDQCYGTFPYITSFLLGDFIKMAMVNNKMDGTNQSPPLVQLMRRIIRHLPLYSALTKIIPKDTLKWRIDLLESTAAYANSRLHAVTAQVLVLASGKDNLIPSKNEAQRLSGVLKHCQMRVYEENGHTILMETGVNVLSAIKTTHMYRRSSKHDILNDFLPPSITDFKTTPMDNWWYRLSMGAAMFSTMADGKIVRGLAGIPDEGPVLLVGNHMLWGFEAFPFVLQFLREKKVVLHALTHPETFAYNVEDEYLMIPYTDILKLFGAVPVSARNLFRLLSRKSYILLYPGGAREAFHRKGEACKLFWPDKQEFVRMAVKFGATIVPFGVVGEDDISELMIDYDEMKINPLLNRMVNELNKGRKNVRKEMGGEISKQKLHFPIFLPKLPGRLYYMFGKPIRTKGKENMVHDKAYLEELYLQIKCNVENNMAYLLNKREEDPYRGFVERLMWVRDHGSLDQIPSFEP, encoded by the exons ATGGCCTTGCTTATGAACAACATTTCAAGTATTCCATCATCACCACTTTTGACTGTGAACGAGAACCTGAGGCTGCGTTCGCGTGTGCTTGTTAGGAGTTTAAGTCGCGGGGATCCTGTAACAGTACCTCCTCCAGAATTGGTTAGAACCAATGAAGTTTGTTTTGTTAACAAGGATGTTGGTGTAGCTTGTTGTGATGATGGTGgaaaagataaaggacaaaatggCCCTACAGGGTTGGAGCCCTTGTGGGATGATGGTTATGGGACTCAAAGCTTAGGGGACTACATTGATATAGCCATGAGTATGCTTAAAAGCGATGGAGGGCCGCCTAGGTGGTTTTGCCCCGTCGCGTGTGGCAAACCTTTAAACGATTCTCCTGTTCTTTTGTATATACCTG GGATGGATGGAACTGGAGCTGGTCTTGTTGTACATGAGAAAGCACTCGGAAA GGTCTTTCATGTTCAATGCTTGAATATCCCATCTTGGGATAGAACACCATTGGAAG GTTTGATTCAAATAGTGGAAGACAATGTGATGATTGAGCACGCTTTGTCCGGAAATAAGCCAATTTATATGCTCGGAGAGTCTTTTGGAGGAGCCTTAGCGCTTGCAGTCGCTGCTCGTAATCCTACAATTGACTTAGTACTTATCCTAGCAAATCCAG CAACGTCCTATGAGAGGTCACCATTGCACCCTTTAGTAGCATTCATGAGGACTCTTCCTGATCAATGTTATGGGACATTTCCGTATATCACGAGCTTCCTTCTGG gTGATTTTATAAAGATGGCAATGGTTAATAATAAAATGGATGGTACAAACCAGTCTCCGCCCCTCGTTCAACTCATGCGCCGTATAATACGACATCTGCCACTCTATTCT GCGCTgaccaaaataataccaaaggaTACTCTTAAATGGAGAATCGATCTACTTGAATCAACGGCTGCGTATGCTAATTCACGACTTCACGCTGTTACAGCTCAAGTACTTGTGCTTGCCAG TGGCAAGGATAACCTCATACCGAGTAAAAATGAGGCCCAGAGGCTTTCAGGAGTACTAAAGCACTGCCAAATGCGCGTGTATGAGGAAAACGGTCACACAATCCTAATG GAGACTGGTGTTAACGTGTTGTCCGCTATCAAAACCACTCATATGTACCGACGTTCTTCTAAGCACGATATCCTTAATGACTTTTTACCTCCTAGTATCACAGACTTTAAAACCACCCCAATGGATAACTG GTGGTACCGGCTATCTATGGGTGCCGCAATGTTTTCAACGATGGCGGATGGGAAAATAGTGAGGGGTCTTGCAGGGATTCCGGATGAAGGGCCTGTGTTACTAGTTGGTAACCATATGCTATGGGGATTTGAAGCTTTCCCTTTTGTCTTGCAGTTTTTGAGAGAGAAAAAAGTTGTGCTTCATGCTTTAACCCACCCGGAAACTTTTGCATATAATGTTGAAGATGAATATCTTATGATTCCATATACTGATATATTGAAGTTGTTTGGTGCGGTTCCGGTTTCTGCAAGAAATCTTTTTAGATTGTTGTCAAGAAAGTCTTACATTTTACTTTACCCTGGTGGTGCGCGTGAAGCTTTCCATCGTAAG GGAGAAGCTTGCAAGTTGTTTTGGCCTGATAAACAAGAATTTGTAAGAATGGCAGTGAAGTTTGGTGCCACCATTGTACCATTTGGAGTTGTTGGGGAAGATGACATATCAGAA CTAatgattgattatgatgaaatgAAGATAAACCCTCTCCTAAATCGGATGGTCAATGAACTAAATAAAGGGAGAAAAAACGTTAG GAAGGAGATGGGTGGAGAGATTTCTAAGCAAAAACTTCATTTTCCTATCTTTTTACCAAAGCTACCGGGTCGACTCTACTATATGTTTGGGAAGCCCATACGAACCAAAGGAAAAGAAAATATGGTACATGACAAAGCTTATTTGGAAGAGCTATATTTGCAAATAAAATGCAATGTTGAAAACAACATGGCTTATTTGCTAAATAAGCGAGAGGAGGATCCTTATAGAGGCTTTGTTGAGAGGCTCATGTGGGTAAGGgatcatggatctttagatcaaATTCCGTCATTCGAGCCATAA